The stretch of DNA TTCCGCCATCACGTCTTCATGCGGGAACAATTGGCCTCGATCGGCCGCCTCGATGCCTTCCTGGATTTTCTCGATCTGCCAGGCGTGGAGATCGAGGTATTCCTTGATGGCCTGGTTGACGAGGTAATTGCGTGACCGGTCCAGGCGCGACGCCAGAGCGTCTAAGCGGTGGGCGGTTTCGCTGTCTGTGCGCACGGTAAAGGCTTCGGTCGTCATGGGCTTGGCCTGTGGGTGGTTCTCAGTGATTCAAATGTAATCATAGGCTACCAATCCAATATCCGCCAGCAACTTTCTCCGCTGCTCCTGCAAAGCAATCAAGCAATCGGTGGCTTGCCATGCTTCACGAACAGATCATTGAGCGCCTCTAAAAGCTCCCTCTTCTCGATCCCGAGTTCCGCCGCCAGTACGCCGAATTGCCGGTAAGCTGCATTGCCTGCTGCAGCTGGCCCGTTTTTCCATCATCTATCCTCCAGCGGCGCGTCTGGCCGCGTCGGGATTATGGGATTCGATGAATTCCCGCAGCCGGACGACATCCCGTTGCGCGGCGGGGGACCATTTCAGCGCCGGGGTTCGAGGTCTGGGCATGGGCCTTCCTTGTCCGTTCCCCACGTATCCAGCCATGCCGTCATGGCCTCGTCGCTGACAAACTGGCCGGTGCGCTTGTATTCGTCCCATGCTCCATCCGCTTCGGCATTGCGCCTTTCAATCGCTTCTTCCCTGTCCAGATATTCGCGGATCGCTTCACGCATCAGCCAATGGGCGGAGCGCTGCCGGGCGGCGCCGAGAGCCCTCAGGCGGGCACGGGTCTCTTCGTCAAGCTTGATGCCCATGGTCGTGGTCATAGGGTCACCTCAAAGGTTGCAATAAGTGCAACCATTATGGACCACCACGCAGGTTCAAAGAGACAGTTTATATCGGGTCTGTCAGGCGTTCGGATGAATGTCCACTGGCGATGGGGCTTTGGTCTAGCTGAGCGCGTCTCGGGCAACTCGTTCGAGTCCGACGACTGGCGTATGCGCACCAGGCTTGAAGACCCTCGGCAGCACCTAGCGATGAAAGGAGCTGCCGAGGGTTAGGGTGGATTCGCGTGTCTTTCCACGCCGTCCGCTCACTCAGCAGGGGCCGCGCACTTCACACACGCGCCGGTACGTCCGTTTGGCAGGAGGCCGCCCTCCTGTTTAATGCGTGGGCTTATAGCGCCGGTTGGACACTGAACATGGGAAGCAGTGCCTGCCGTAAGCTGCCGTAAGCTGCCGGGATATCACCCTCTGCCGGCGTTGGGCTGCCTTGAGTCGCGCTCGGTAATGCTATGATCAGAAGACGAAACGCGTCCCTCCACCGACCTCTCGGCCTGCCGCATGCTGGACGCGCCGGCGATGGCCAGCCCACCAAGACCCGCTTACCGGGAAACGCCCATGAACCCCAAGATAGAAGAACTACTGGCCCGAATCCATGAACTGGAACGGGAACTGGAAGCCGACCTCGCCGAAACGCGGGCGCGCTTCCATTATCACATCGATGGCCACAAGATCCACTTCGAGCGCGAAGCGGCGGCTTTGCAGCGCCGCTTGCGCAAGAGCAGCCTGCGCACCCTGATTGATGCGCCCCTGCGTCACATTCTGACCGCGCCGGTGATCTACGGCCTGTTCGTTCCCCTGCTCCTGTTGGATATCGCCGTCAGCCTCTATCAAGGGATCTGCTTTCCGGTGTATGGCATCCCGAGGCTGAAGCGCGGGGATTATTTTGTTTTCGATCGGGCCAGGCTGCCGTATCTCAACGCCATCGAACGGTTGAATTGCCTTTATTGTGAATACGGCAATGGCTTGCTTTCCTGGGCCAAGGAAGTGGCCGGACGTACCGAGCAGTTCTGGTGTCCCATCAAGCACGCCCGGCGCGTGCCGACGCCTCACGAGAGCTACAACCGGTTCTTCGATTACGGCGACGCCGAACGCTACCGCGCCGAGTTGCAGCGCCTGCGCAAGGCCTACGGGGAGGTCAAGGAAGGATCGGATAGCACCGTGCAGCAGAGGTCCGAGTGACCGATCGGGAACCTCGAACAGTCTTCCGAGCGCCGGCCGCGTCCGACAACAGCCCTGAGATGATGAGATGGGTGTGGCGCCGGTATTTGAACTGGCCGGCGCCATGCTTGGCCGATTTTAGAGCAGGGCCGCCGAAATGGCGACGCAGCGGGTGCCGAGGGCTCACCGGATGGGAATGTCGACGCTCTTGGGCAGCGCGGCCGCTGCCTTGGGCAGTTCGATCTTGAGCACGCCGTTACGGTAGGAGGCCTGCACCCGCTCGGCGACTACCTCCGCCGGCAGCGGTATGACCCGGTGGAAGTGTCCGTACGCGCACTGCAAGATCCGGTAGCGGCCCTCGCTGGTTTCCCGCTCGAGGCGCTTTTCGCCCTGCACGATCAGCATATCGCCGCGCAACTCGAGGTTGAAATCCTCCTTCTCCATCCCGGGCACTTCGAGCCGGATGACCAGTTTGCGGTCATCTTCGTACACGTCGCCGGCCAGCAAGGCCCACGAGGGGGAGGCCAAGTAGAAATCCTCTTGGCGTTTGGGCACGGCAGGCACCGACCCGCCGGGCTTGAACCGGGTCAGCGCGCCCGCCGCCCGTTCGCGGAGGCGGTGCCAGCCTTCCGCCAGTGACTCCCAAGCCTCTTCCACGCCGTGCTTGAGCTCGTTCAATGCGTTCATAATCCCTCCCCGTAACGATGGTTGCAAAAGGCCGCACGCGGCCCCTCGGGCCGCGCCGGTCATTCAAAAATGCTCAGTCCACGCTGACCGTGATCTTGCGGGGCTGGGCATGTTCCGCCTTGGGAATCCGCAGCCGCAACACCCCGTCCTTGAAGTGGGCGTCGATCTTGGAAGGGTCGAGGTCCCGACTCAGGTTGAAGCTCCTGCGGTAGGCAGGGGAGCGGACTTCGACATAACTAGCTTCCATCCCCTCCGGCGTCTCCAGGGCGATTTCGCCTTCGATCGAAAGGCTTTGGCCGTCCACGCGCACCGTCAGTTTCTCTTTGGGCACGCCCGGAAGATCGGCGCTCAGGCTGATGCCGGTTTCGTCCTCGACGATATCCACCGCGGGCAGCAGGGCCGGGGCCGGTCGAACGTCTTCGCGCTTGGCGATGTCTTGTTTACCGTCGCTCATGATGATTCTCCTTTCGCTGCTCATCTGACTTCGATACGTTTGGGTTGCGCCGCCTCACTGCGCGGTACCGAGACACGCAGCACGCCGTCCCGATAGCGGGCCTGTATGCCCGAGGGGTCCACGTCTTCCGGCAGGCTCACGACCCGTTTGAAGCTGCCCGAAAACCGCTCGTCGGCGTAGACGCTGACCTTGTCATTCTCCTCGGGCAATTCGCTCGGCCGTTCCCCCGCGATGGTCAAGAGCCCGCGGTCCACGCTGACTTCCAGCTTGGATGGATCGACGCCGGGGGCAAAGGCATAGACCTCGACGGACTTGGGGGTAGCGCCGATATTGACGGCGGGAAAACCCCGCGTCACCGCCCGGATGCTGGTGGGCATGCCCAACGCACCGAACATTTGTTCCATCTCCCGCTGCATCCGATCGAATTCCGAGAAGAGATCGGTTGGAAACCGTAGCAAGGACTCGTACATGATTGACCTCCTGAACCACATTGAAGAATTCGCCCATTCGACCTCAAACCCTGGTCGAAAGAGCGGCCTTACTATAGGCTTCCCGCTCCCTCGCGTCCACGCGAATGGCGGGTCTGCCACTTGCCTTGGCCAATCTGACCAGAGGCTGGTGATGGCTGCCGGGGTTCCACCCGTTCCACTGAGTTGGTTGGGTCTTCCGATTTCGCTTGAAAACGGTATCGAATTACTTTACCTTAGACCCGTCGTATTGGGGTCCGTGCCACGCAAGTTTCAGTAGCGTTCGTTCCACCCGGAACCATACCCGCTCCACCTGCCCACTCGCCGTAATACTACGCTTTACGTTTCCAGTCATTTTTTCGAGAGATTCGATATGTCACAACAGCAACAGGGAACCGTTAAATGGTTCAATGAAAGCAAGGGATTTGGTTTCATCCAGCGTGAAAACGGCAGTGATCTTTTTGTTCATTTCCGTTCGATCCAGGGCCAAGGTTTCAAGACCCTGAAAGAAGGCCAACGGGTGAGCTTCACCGAGGTCGCCGGACAGAAAGGGCCGCAGGCCGAGAACGTCGTGGTTCTGTAACAACCATCTCGTTATGCCGGGATGGCGTGCGGGCGATCAGCCCGTCGCGCACCGCTACTGACGAAAACAGGCCGCTTCAAGCGGCCTGTTTTTTCCTCTTCACTCAGCGAAACGTTGTGCTTTGTCGCAGCGCTCCGCTCGACCCCTTTATGAAGGTGCCCAGCACATGTTGAAACTTTTTGTCAGAAATTTGCCCCCTCAAACCACCGAAGCGGGCCTCAAGGAACTGTTCACCGGCTACGGAAAGGTTTTCGAGCTTCAGCTCAGCCGCGACTTGTTCACCGGCAAGGCGCGCGGTACGGCTTCGGTCAGCATGGAAGGACACGAGGCCCGGAAGGCCATCGAGGCGCTGGACGGTTCCGATTACGAAGGCAAGACGATCTACGTCGCTTTGGACAAGGGTCCTCGCTCGGGCGGCCGCGGGCGCCGTTGAGTCCGCGTTTAGGGTTCAGGCCGGAGCTTCGGCCGCAGCCAAAAGGCCTTTTCCGTCAGGCGGCTCAGTCCTTTGGCGCGCAGCTGCGGATTTCCTTCCAGCGCGTCGCGCGCCGACAGCAGCTCGATCCGGTAGGCCTGTCCGAACAGGCGAACCACCGTTTCCTCAGGGACGGGGAACGGCGGGCCGCTCATTTCCTCTGCGCCGTATTCCAGCGTAATGAGCAGCATGGGCGGGGTTTCCGGCAGCAGCCGGAAGACCTGCTCGGCGTAACGGCCCTGCATTTCCGGGGGCATCGCCACCAACGCTGCCCGGTCGTAGATCGCTCCGATCTTGCCGACGAGGTCCGGCGTCAAGTCGAAATGGTTCCCGCACAGCAAGCTTATATCGCCGCTCTCCGCACGGACGAAGCCGCTTCCGAGCGGTGTCTTGACCGCCGACAAGCCGTTTTCCCGAAAGAACTCGTCGACCGCAAGGGGGCTGAGTTCGGTCCCGAGTACCGGATGTCCGAGGTTTTGCAGCCAGATCATGTCCAGGGACTTTCCGCACAGCGGAACGAAAACCCGCGGCCGTGCCGCGCCCATGCAGCGAGGCCAGAAGGTTTCGAGCAGCGGATTGACTCGTGTCTGGTGAAAGCCCGTCTGCTTCTGCTGCCAGCGCTCGTGCCAAAAGTCAGGGTCCATGGCCCGCGAATTTCCGCACTCAGTCCGGCCGGCGGTCCGGATAGACCCCTTTCGGGTTGTAGCCGTAGACGCCGAACGGGCGGGAGAAAGTAAACGCCGCCGGTCCTACCACCAGGGCATCACCGGCCTTGCGGAAGGCATCGTGGGGCTCGGCTGCCGAGGCAATGCCGGTCAAGGGGCTGGTGGCCAGGAACAGCGCCGTGCCGACGATCGTGGCCACCAGTCCGACCGGCCGCATGACCAGGACTTCGTTGAGTACTTCGATGAAGCTCATGGGCCCTTTCAGCGTGTTGGGTCCCATGGCGGCGGAATTCTGGGCGGTCACGAGGGCCAGGCACAGCAGGAGGAGGCGCAGGGTTTTCATGCGTTGACGAGTGTCCATTCCAAAGGTGAGCAAACCCTCTCGTCCCGCGGCTGGCTGAGCAGGGCGCCGGCGGCCGTACGTTGGGTCACGCATAGTGTGCGCAAGCGAGTCCGGCCTGTCCAGCCGAAGACCTTACCAAGAGCGGATGCGTCCAGTGTCCAGATGGACGAAATCGGCAAGCCGGTAATAGCCGACGCCGCCATACTGCAACGCCAGGGCGGTCTTGCGAAGCGTCCGGGTGCTGACGTCGCTCATCCGCAGATCGATCGCTTTACCTTCCATGTGCAGGCTGTGTTCCGCCACACCGTGGCTGTGCTTGCGCAGCATCCGGTTGGTTTCCGGGGCGCGATAGCCGGAAATGATTTCGAAGGTGCCGTTGGAGCGGGTCAGCGCGGAGATCGCGTAGAGTATGTCGATAAGTCCCGGATCCATGGGATAGCTTTCGTCGACGTGATGGTCCCGGAGGAAGTGGCTGAACTGCCGCAGGGTCCTGCGGTCGTAGTTTTGTTCCGGACAGCACACCAGGGTCATGTCTTCGCCGGTATGCTTGTTATAGAGATACAGAGTGCGCTCTTGGCTCAGGGAGTACGCGTGGGCGTCGAAGCTGGGGAGGAGAAGGGCTCCGGTTGCGGCGATGCCCACCCGGGCGAGAAAACTGCGGCGGCTGAGATTGGGTTCGGAGGCGCGCATGGGCGTGCGCAAGGACGGATTGAATCCCATTATGACCCCTATCGGTAGTGGAACATCGGTAATGACAGGGTGCGGAAAAAGCCGCTGCCGCTCGTTTTCGGCGGAGCCGTCGGCAGTGGCTTTTGCGACATCCTGGTGGCCCAACCGGCGCAATCGACCGCACACACATCGGGCAAAGGCCAAACTGTAAGCGCTAAGAATGCCCGAAATCAACCCTTGACATGTTGTGAGACCGTTTCAACCGGCTGTCCGGAGGGGAAAACATGCGGTTCCGGAAGGTTTAGAAGAGTTCCGGCTGGATGGCGTCAAAGTCCGGGCCATTGGGATGATCGCTCGTCGTCGCTCCGCCTTCCCGAACCAGCAGGAAGGTTTTGAAGCCCGCTTCCCTGGCGGCATTCAGCTCGCCTTCGACATCCGAGAGGAACAGGATTTCCTCCGGCGGCAGGCCCATTTGCCGGGCAATGTCACGGTAGGCATCGGGCGCCTGCTTCGCGCCGATACGGGTGTCGAAGTAACCGGAAAACAGCGGCTTGAGATCGCCGAAGCGGGTATGGCCGAACAGCAGTTGCTGGGCATGGACCGAGCCGGAGGAGAACACATACAGGCCGATGCCCTGTTCATGCCAGGCTTTGAGCCGTCGCACGGCGTCTTCGTACACGTGCCCGAAAAAATCGCCGTTGCGGTAGCCCTCCTCCCAGATCAGACCCTGAATAGCCTTGAGCGGCGTGACCTTGCGGTCTTCGTCGATCCAGCGGACGAGCTGGGCGATGACGCCTTCATCGTCCAACGAAGCGTCTCCTGCCGCCGCTCTGGCGTCGGCGAGGAGGCCCCGGACGGTGTCGTCGCCGGCGCGGCTGCGGACGAAATCCGCCATTCGGGCGCGGGCATAGGGAAACAGCGTTTCTTTCACGAAGGACAGGGAGGAGGTCGTGCCCTCGATGTCGGTGAGAATCGCCCGGATCATGCGAAAGCCTTCAGATAGTCTTCGAGCTTGGGAAACCGCTCGCCGATGTCGCTGCCGGTGAAATCCGCCACCCAGCCTTCCGGTGTGGTGAACAGCCGGATGCACTTCAGGCAGGGTTCGGCGCCCATGTCGAACCAATGGCGGGCGTTGGCCGGAACGCTCAGCAGGTCGCCCCGCTCGCACAGGATGCCATAGACCCGGTCGCCGGGATGCAGATAGAACAGGCCGCGGCCTTCGACGAAGAAGCGCACCTCGAAGTCACTGTGGGTGTGCTCGCTCAGGAAGCGCGATCTCAATTCCTTCTTCTGCGGATGATCGGGGCCGACGCTGATGACGTCGGCCGATTCGAAACCGTATTTCGCCTTCAAGCGTTCGACCGAATCGGCGTAGGCCGCGAGGATCGTTTCCTGCTCGGCATCCGGTTCGAATGCCCGGCCCGCCCGCCAGCGCTCGAACAGGACGCCGATTTCAGCCAGCCGCTCCGCAATGGTGTCGCCGTCGCGGATGATCTCCGGCGCGGAGGTGCCGGACTCGGGGTGAATGGT from Methylococcus geothermalis encodes:
- a CDS encoding Hsp20/alpha crystallin family protein — translated: MSDGKQDIAKREDVRPAPALLPAVDIVEDETGISLSADLPGVPKEKLTVRVDGQSLSIEGEIALETPEGMEASYVEVRSPAYRRSFNLSRDLDPSKIDAHFKDGVLRLRIPKAEHAQPRKITVSVD
- a CDS encoding cold-shock protein produces the protein MSQQQQGTVKWFNESKGFGFIQRENGSDLFVHFRSIQGQGFKTLKEGQRVSFTEVAGQKGPQAENVVVL
- a CDS encoding CopG family ribbon-helix-helix protein — translated: MTTEAFTVRTDSETAHRLDALASRLDRSRNYLVNQAIKEYLDLHAWQIEKIQEGIEAADRGQLFPHEDVMAEMDALIQEHIDRHEGRQ
- a CDS encoding thiopurine S-methyltransferase; the protein is MDPDFWHERWQQKQTGFHQTRVNPLLETFWPRCMGAARPRVFVPLCGKSLDMIWLQNLGHPVLGTELSPLAVDEFFRENGLSAVKTPLGSGFVRAESGDISLLCGNHFDLTPDLVGKIGAIYDRAALVAMPPEMQGRYAEQVFRLLPETPPMLLITLEYGAEEMSGPPFPVPEETVVRLFGQAYRIELLSARDALEGNPQLRAKGLSRLTEKAFWLRPKLRPEP
- a CDS encoding Hsp20/alpha crystallin family protein — its product is MNALNELKHGVEEAWESLAEGWHRLRERAAGALTRFKPGGSVPAVPKRQEDFYLASPSWALLAGDVYEDDRKLVIRLEVPGMEKEDFNLELRGDMLIVQGEKRLERETSEGRYRILQCAYGHFHRVIPLPAEVVAERVQASYRNGVLKIELPKAAAALPKSVDIPIR
- a CDS encoding Hsp20/alpha crystallin family protein → MYESLLRFPTDLFSEFDRMQREMEQMFGALGMPTSIRAVTRGFPAVNIGATPKSVEVYAFAPGVDPSKLEVSVDRGLLTIAGERPSELPEENDKVSVYADERFSGSFKRVVSLPEDVDPSGIQARYRDGVLRVSVPRSEAAQPKRIEVR
- a CDS encoding YcbK family protein, whose product is MGFNPSLRTPMRASEPNLSRRSFLARVGIAATGALLLPSFDAHAYSLSQERTLYLYNKHTGEDMTLVCCPEQNYDRRTLRQFSHFLRDHHVDESYPMDPGLIDILYAISALTRSNGTFEIISGYRAPETNRMLRKHSHGVAEHSLHMEGKAIDLRMSDVSTRTLRKTALALQYGGVGYYRLADFVHLDTGRIRSW
- a CDS encoding 1,2-dihydroxy-3-keto-5-methylthiopentene dioxygenase; translation: MSLLTIHPESGTSAPEIIRDGDTIAERLAEIGVLFERWRAGRAFEPDAEQETILAAYADSVERLKAKYGFESADVISVGPDHPQKKELRSRFLSEHTHSDFEVRFFVEGRGLFYLHPGDRVYGILCERGDLLSVPANARHWFDMGAEPCLKCIRLFTTPEGWVADFTGSDIGERFPKLEDYLKAFA
- a CDS encoding RNA recognition motif domain-containing protein, with product MLKLFVRNLPPQTTEAGLKELFTGYGKVFELQLSRDLFTGKARGTASVSMEGHEARKAIEALDGSDYEGKTIYVALDKGPRSGGRGRR
- the mtnC gene encoding acireductone synthase, whose amino-acid sequence is MIRAILTDIEGTTSSLSFVKETLFPYARARMADFVRSRAGDDTVRGLLADARAAAGDASLDDEGVIAQLVRWIDEDRKVTPLKAIQGLIWEEGYRNGDFFGHVYEDAVRRLKAWHEQGIGLYVFSSGSVHAQQLLFGHTRFGDLKPLFSGYFDTRIGAKQAPDAYRDIARQMGLPPEEILFLSDVEGELNAAREAGFKTFLLVREGGATTSDHPNGPDFDAIQPELF
- a CDS encoding CopG family ribbon-helix-helix protein; the encoded protein is MTTTMGIKLDEETRARLRALGAARQRSAHWLMREAIREYLDREEAIERRNAEADGAWDEYKRTGQFVSDEAMTAWLDTWGTDKEGPCPDLEPRR